In a genomic window of Suricata suricatta isolate VVHF042 chromosome 12, meerkat_22Aug2017_6uvM2_HiC, whole genome shotgun sequence:
- the ARPC4 gene encoding actin-related protein 2/3 complex subunit 4, producing MTATLRPYLSAVRATLQAALCLENFSSQVVERHNKPEVEVRSSKELLLQPVTISRNEKEKVLIEGSINSVRVSIAVKQADEIEKILCHKFMRFMMMRAENFFILRRKPVEGYDISFLITNFHTEQMYKHKLVDFVIHFMEEIDKEISEMKLSVNARARIVAEEFLKNF from the exons ATG ACTGCCACTCTCCGCCCCTACCTGAGTGCCGTGCGGGCCACATTGCAGGCTGCCCTCTGCTTGGAGAATTTCTCCTCCCAAGTCGTGGAACGGCACAACAAGCCCGAGGTGGAAGTCAG GAGTAGCAAAGAGCTCCTGTTACAACCTGTGACCATCAGcaggaatgagaaggaaaaggttCTGATTGAGGGCTCCATCAACTCTGTCCGGGTCAGCATTGCCGTGAAACAG GCTGATGAGATCGAGAAGATTTTATGCCATAAGTTCATGCGCTTTATGATGATGCGAGCAGAAAACTTCTTTATCCTTCGAAGGAAACCAGTGGAG GGATATGACATCAGTTTTCTGATCACCAACTTCCACACAGAGCAGATGTACAAACACAAGTTGGTGGACTTTGTGATCCACTTCATGGAGGAAATCGACAAGGAAATCAGCGAGATGAAGCTGTCGGTCAATGCTCGTGCGCGCATAGTGGCGGAGGAGTTCCTCAAGAAT TTTTAA